A section of the Paenibacillus aurantius genome encodes:
- a CDS encoding YlaH-like family protein: MEWLGAHPLISYLIIYGLMTYVYNKVFRVRKLPILKDLIVYLMIAFGAFILYLFQFTIGLPIIYCMAAAVSLMLIVRIRYFITGLADRRRQQ; encoded by the coding sequence ATGGAATGGCTCGGAGCACACCCTTTGATTTCTTACCTCATAATTTACGGCTTGATGACATATGTCTACAATAAGGTGTTTCGGGTGCGCAAGCTGCCGATCCTGAAGGACCTCATCGTGTACCTGATGATTGCGTTCGGAGCCTTTATTCTGTATCTGTTTCAGTTTACCATCGGGCTCCCGATCATCTATTGCATGGCCGCTGCCGTTTCCTTGATGCTTATCGTGCGGATCCGTTATTTCATAACGGGGCTTGCCGATCGGCGGAGGCAGCAGTAG
- a CDS encoding class I SAM-dependent methyltransferase produces the protein MKNLPLMPLMAKIRQHLADQPDKVLSFHDYMALCLYDPEDGYYMKEQVKVGKEGDFYTSASLGEFMGEMIARQYLRFQLEGERPLPVVEWGGGTGEMAKHFLDAVERLNPVVYQGLAYWLVEKSPYHRAMQQKTLRRHAMHTQWGGPEEGGGLPCRAFVFSNELLDAFPVHRVRMERGEWKELYVAWDSGKECLVEREGPCTPAVREYLDQEGIRLLEGQTAEVNLQARSWVKEQASRLEEGVLLTIDYGDTAEELYSSHRMNGTLLCYRGHLAYDDPFRFPGEQDMTSHVNFTACIRAGKEGGIQQETLRTQKEFLVDNGLLELMADHSSPDPFGPEARRNRAIRQLLLSDGMSELFKVLLQTKGLSLA, from the coding sequence ATGAAGAATCTGCCTTTAATGCCGCTTATGGCCAAGATTCGCCAACACCTCGCCGATCAGCCGGATAAAGTTCTTTCGTTTCATGATTATATGGCCTTGTGCCTGTATGATCCGGAGGACGGTTATTATATGAAGGAACAAGTCAAGGTTGGTAAAGAAGGGGATTTCTACACGAGCGCATCCCTCGGTGAATTCATGGGGGAGATGATCGCCCGGCAATATCTCCGGTTCCAACTGGAAGGAGAGCGTCCTCTTCCCGTCGTAGAATGGGGAGGCGGAACGGGCGAGATGGCGAAGCACTTTCTCGATGCCGTCGAACGGTTGAATCCGGTCGTGTACCAAGGCCTTGCCTATTGGCTGGTTGAGAAGTCTCCTTATCATAGGGCGATGCAGCAAAAAACGCTAAGGCGTCATGCAATGCACACGCAATGGGGGGGACCGGAGGAAGGAGGAGGCCTCCCATGCCGCGCCTTCGTCTTCTCGAACGAGCTGCTGGATGCTTTTCCGGTGCACCGGGTGCGGATGGAAAGAGGCGAATGGAAAGAGCTGTATGTCGCGTGGGATTCCGGCAAGGAGTGCCTGGTGGAGCGGGAAGGGCCCTGTACCCCCGCCGTACGAGAATATCTGGATCAGGAAGGAATCCGGCTCCTCGAAGGACAAACAGCGGAGGTCAATCTGCAGGCACGCTCCTGGGTGAAGGAACAGGCTTCCCGTTTGGAGGAAGGCGTGCTGCTTACTATTGATTACGGGGATACCGCCGAGGAGCTTTATTCTTCCCACCGCATGAACGGAACCTTGCTGTGCTACCGCGGGCATCTGGCGTATGACGATCCTTTCCGGTTCCCCGGAGAGCAGGACATGACCTCGCACGTGAATTTCACTGCCTGCATCCGCGCGGGGAAGGAAGGGGGGATACAGCAGGAAACGCTGCGCACGCAAAAAGAGTTCCTCGTCGATAACGGGCTGCTCGAGCTGATGGCCGATCATTCTTCTCCGGACCCTTTCGGTCCGGAGGCCAGACGCAACCGCGCCATACGCCAGCTGCTTCTCAGCGACGGAATGAGTGAGCTCTTCAAGGTGCTCCTGCAGACCAAGGGCCTTTCCCTAGCTTAG
- a CDS encoding late competence development ComFB family protein — translation MEELVKNCLKEMLASDPRYSSCGEKCQSDAMAIVLNRIPPKYVSTPKGEIYSKTRLGKQLETDILRELAEALEKAMDPSRASIFDRGET, via the coding sequence ATGGAAGAATTAGTGAAAAACTGTCTTAAAGAAATGTTGGCGTCCGATCCCCGGTATAGCTCCTGTGGGGAGAAATGCCAAAGTGACGCAATGGCCATCGTGCTGAACAGGATTCCCCCCAAGTATGTGTCCACACCGAAAGGGGAAATTTATTCGAAAACACGGCTTGGTAAACAGCTGGAAACGGATATCCTGCGAGAATTGGCGGAAGCGCTGGAGAAGGCGATGGATCCGTCAAGAGCGTCCATCTTCGATCGGGGCGAGACATAA
- a CDS encoding coiled-coil domain-containing protein has translation MAKLMRVAFIVHLFFFFQLSSLSAVYANPSLEEVKELLTKSLTLAQIDQEIERLSGQETVVSEQIRASGEDIQRQEQLLGRTRERVGQVLRAYYMGERDSLWLLLFSAKSFAEMIYTYNSLQLLFLNDKIVLDAYVAAYRTLLSTHDRLKANQAELAQVKAEFLHQRERTVALQQEIDRKLQEYPDAVPALTAQMNEVRTAYTTKILPLFQSYMGAVADTISRGFPELVQGPNAGRYLKGTTFQISDEELNRFFHEKNSRLTGLSFRFDGGKFHVIGKETDVEGTIVGHYTVEQNPNRLQFHVDQLSYNGTELDSTTNRSLEKDFDLTFSPEKLSPLLQATEVTTDKGMLTVKLKLKL, from the coding sequence ATGGCCAAGCTGATGAGGGTTGCCTTCATCGTTCATTTGTTTTTCTTCTTTCAGCTGAGCTCCCTTTCCGCGGTTTATGCCAATCCTTCTCTTGAGGAAGTGAAGGAGCTTCTTACCAAAAGCTTGACTCTGGCGCAAATCGACCAGGAGATCGAAAGGCTGAGCGGTCAGGAAACCGTGGTTTCCGAGCAAATCCGTGCCTCCGGGGAAGACATTCAGCGTCAGGAGCAGCTGCTCGGCCGAACGCGCGAGCGCGTGGGACAAGTTCTCCGCGCTTATTACATGGGAGAGCGGGATTCCCTTTGGCTGCTGCTCTTCTCCGCCAAGTCCTTTGCCGAAATGATCTATACGTACAACAGCCTTCAGCTTCTCTTCCTTAACGATAAAATCGTGCTCGATGCCTACGTGGCCGCCTACCGGACTCTGCTTTCGACTCACGACCGGCTGAAAGCGAACCAGGCGGAGCTCGCGCAGGTGAAGGCGGAGTTCCTGCACCAGAGAGAACGGACTGTCGCCCTCCAGCAGGAAATCGACCGAAAGCTGCAGGAGTATCCCGACGCCGTGCCTGCCTTGACCGCTCAAATGAATGAGGTTCGAACCGCATACACGACCAAAATCCTTCCCTTGTTTCAGAGTTACATGGGGGCCGTGGCCGATACGATCTCCCGAGGCTTTCCCGAGCTGGTGCAAGGCCCAAATGCCGGCCGTTACTTGAAGGGAACAACCTTCCAGATCAGCGATGAAGAGCTGAACCGGTTCTTTCATGAGAAGAACAGCCGGCTGACCGGACTCTCCTTCCGCTTCGACGGCGGCAAATTCCATGTGATCGGCAAAGAGACCGACGTGGAGGGAACCATCGTCGGCCATTATACGGTAGAGCAGAATCCCAATCGCCTTCAGTTTCATGTTGACCAACTGTCCTATAACGGCACGGAGCTGGATTCCACCACTAACCGTTCGCTGGAGAAGGACTTCGATCTGACGTTCTCTCCTGAGAAGCTGTCTCCCCTTCTTCAAGCAACTGAGGTGACCACTGACAAAGGGATGCTGACGGTCAAGCTCAAACTCAAGCTGTGA
- a CDS encoding RsfA family transcriptional regulator, with translation MSAVRQDAWSEEDDLILAEVTLRHIREGSTQLTAFEEVGEKIGRTSAACGFRWNSCVRKKYEAAIQIAKAQRQKRSQIKKQNHAVPVLSSVDTLETGELGIRSHGLEETLSIDSVIRFLRQWRSSYQDLSRHARLVEKELQDTRDELAKLREDNEKLGKQVNEVETDYRVVNDDYKALIQIMDRARKLAFLVEEEEDSKARFKMDANGNLERIE, from the coding sequence ATGTCGGCAGTCAGACAAGACGCTTGGAGCGAAGAGGATGATTTGATACTGGCAGAGGTCACCTTGCGGCATATAAGAGAAGGCAGCACCCAACTGACGGCTTTTGAAGAGGTAGGAGAAAAAATCGGCCGGACTTCAGCCGCCTGCGGGTTCCGGTGGAACAGCTGCGTACGCAAGAAGTACGAAGCCGCGATCCAAATCGCCAAAGCCCAACGGCAGAAAAGAAGCCAGATCAAGAAGCAGAACCATGCCGTACCGGTGCTGTCCTCCGTGGACACGCTGGAGACAGGGGAGCTTGGCATCCGAAGCCACGGTCTGGAAGAAACCTTGTCCATCGATTCCGTGATCCGGTTCCTTCGGCAGTGGAGGTCGTCTTACCAGGACCTTTCGCGCCATGCCCGTCTGGTAGAGAAAGAGCTTCAGGACACACGTGACGAGCTGGCCAAGCTGCGGGAGGACAACGAGAAGCTCGGCAAGCAGGTCAACGAGGTCGAAACGGATTACCGGGTGGTTAATGATGACTACAAAGCCCTGATTCAAATCATGGACCGCGCCCGGAAGCTTGCCTTCCTGGTGGAAGAAGAAGAAGACAGCAAAGCCCGTTTCAAAATGGACGCTAACGGCAATCTGGAAAGAATTGAATAG
- a CDS encoding PhoH family protein: protein MKKIYVLDTNVLLHDPKAVYAFEDNDVVIPAVVLEEIDSKKRLADEIGRNARYVSRLLDGFRSVGHLYDGVPLEGGGTLKVELNHRSFQKMQDVFSELNNDNLILAVALNYHQEEQEKEEPKPVILVSKDTLVRIKADVLGITAQDYLSDHLVPLPDMYMGCVTLMVHPSVIDEFYSYRKLSVTSLNLKYQLHPHEFVILKDEMGTTKSALLKVDSEGRKLEPLYLSNDPIWGISARNAQQRMALELLLNDDIPLVTLTGKAGTGKTLLALAAGLMKIEDEHKYKKLLIARPVVPMGKDLGYLPGEKEEKLRPWMQPVYDNLEFLFDTKKPGDIEKILAGMGSIQVEALTYIRGRSIPGQFIIIDEAQNLSRHEVKTIVSRVGEGSKIVLMGDPEQIDHPYLDASSNGLTYVVERFKDQSVSGHITLERGERSHLAADLL, encoded by the coding sequence ATGAAGAAAATTTACGTGCTCGATACCAACGTTCTTCTGCATGATCCCAAAGCGGTTTATGCTTTTGAGGATAACGATGTAGTCATTCCCGCCGTCGTGCTGGAAGAGATCGATTCCAAGAAACGGCTAGCGGACGAAATAGGGCGGAATGCCCGCTACGTCTCCCGTTTGCTGGATGGGTTCCGTTCCGTGGGACACCTCTACGACGGCGTTCCTCTCGAAGGCGGGGGGACCTTGAAGGTAGAACTCAATCACCGGAGCTTTCAGAAAATGCAGGATGTGTTCAGCGAGCTGAACAATGACAACCTGATTTTGGCGGTGGCGCTGAACTATCATCAGGAAGAGCAGGAGAAGGAGGAGCCGAAGCCGGTTATCCTCGTCAGCAAGGACACGCTTGTCCGGATTAAGGCCGATGTTCTGGGCATCACCGCCCAAGACTATCTGTCGGATCACCTCGTGCCCTTGCCTGACATGTATATGGGCTGCGTGACTTTGATGGTGCACCCTTCGGTTATCGATGAATTTTATTCCTATCGAAAGCTGAGCGTGACGAGCCTGAACTTGAAGTACCAGCTTCATCCGCATGAATTCGTCATCCTTAAGGATGAAATGGGCACGACCAAATCCGCTCTTCTTAAGGTGGATTCCGAAGGAAGGAAGCTGGAGCCGCTGTACTTGAGCAACGACCCCATCTGGGGAATAAGCGCGAGGAATGCGCAGCAGAGAATGGCTCTGGAGCTCCTGCTGAACGACGACATTCCGCTGGTGACGCTGACGGGGAAAGCGGGGACCGGCAAAACCCTTCTTGCCCTGGCAGCCGGATTGATGAAAATCGAAGACGAGCATAAATACAAGAAGCTGCTGATCGCCCGCCCGGTCGTACCCATGGGCAAGGATCTGGGGTATTTGCCGGGGGAGAAAGAAGAGAAGCTGAGGCCTTGGATGCAGCCGGTTTACGATAATCTGGAATTTCTGTTCGATACGAAGAAACCGGGAGATATCGAGAAGATCCTGGCGGGAATGGGCAGCATTCAGGTTGAGGCTCTGACCTATATTCGGGGCCGGTCCATACCTGGGCAGTTCATCATCATTGACGAGGCCCAGAACCTGTCCCGGCATGAGGTGAAAACCATCGTCTCGAGGGTAGGCGAAGGAAGCAAAATCGTGCTTATGGGCGATCCCGAGCAGATCGACCATCCTTACCTCGATGCTTCGAGCAACGGCTTGACTTACGTGGTGGAGAGGTTCAAGGATCAGTCGGTGAGCGGCCATATTACGCTGGAGCGTGGCGAGCGTTCCCACCTGGCGGCGGACCTGCTATAG
- a CDS encoding pyridoxamine 5'-phosphate oxidase family protein, which produces MAETLTALTDQQLPMLQKEKFVLLSTIDAETGAPSVNAISWVYAMGPDRLRFAVDQRSRIIQNVQAHAQAAITFFGGGSVHTVNGTAKLVAEQLDGVPIKLACVEVEVASVRDVMFYGSRISVEPQYEKTYDKRAAEKLDGQVFHAMNKA; this is translated from the coding sequence ATGGCGGAAACGTTAACGGCTTTAACCGATCAACAGCTTCCTATGCTCCAGAAAGAGAAGTTTGTCCTTCTTAGTACCATTGATGCAGAGACCGGAGCGCCCAGCGTCAACGCGATTTCCTGGGTTTATGCCATGGGCCCGGACCGCCTGCGGTTCGCCGTGGATCAACGTTCCCGCATCATCCAGAACGTACAGGCTCACGCTCAAGCCGCCATCACGTTTTTTGGCGGCGGTTCGGTTCACACGGTGAACGGAACCGCGAAGCTTGTCGCCGAGCAGCTGGATGGAGTCCCCATTAAGCTGGCCTGCGTGGAGGTGGAGGTTGCCTCCGTCCGCGACGTGATGTTCTACGGCTCGCGCATTTCCGTAGAGCCGCAGTATGAGAAAACTTATGACAAGCGTGCCGCCGAGAAATTGGACGGACAAGTGTTTCATGCCATGAACAAAGCCTAG
- a CDS encoding DUF2626 domain-containing protein, with translation MARMFRVLGFWTLVIGLMAIAGGMIPMAFIFLFQTAVFVLLGYMNLSERTYILLFWGYMVLSFSGFTYWSFFHMSV, from the coding sequence ATGGCACGCATGTTTCGCGTCCTTGGCTTTTGGACATTGGTGATCGGCCTTATGGCAATTGCAGGCGGGATGATTCCCATGGCCTTCATTTTCTTGTTCCAAACAGCGGTTTTCGTTTTGTTGGGGTATATGAACCTCTCCGAGCGTACCTACATATTACTGTTCTGGGGGTACATGGTTCTTTCCTTCTCCGGATTTACGTACTGGTCTTTCTTCCACATGAGTGTGTAA
- the typA gene encoding translational GTPase TypA — protein MHSRDKIRNIAIIAHVDHGKTTLVDKLLQQSGTFRENEAVQERAMDSNDLERERGITILAKNTAINYKDFLINIVDTPGHADFGGEVERIMKMVDGVLLVVDAFEGCMPQTKFVLRKALEQNLKPIVVLNKIDRPNARPAEVVDEVLDLFIELGANDEQLEFQVVYASALQGTSSLDPEKQDDNMGALYETIVEHIPHPTESTEEPLQFLVTLMDFNEYLGRIAVGRVNRGVIRQGQSVTVMTREGGMKQARIEKLFGFQGLKRVEVEEAGAGDIIALAGIKDINIGETIADPNKPEALPVLKIDEPTLQMTFLVNNSPFAGREGKWVTSRKLRERLYNELETDVSLRVEETDSPDAFIVSGRGELHLGILIENMRREGFELQVSKPEVIIKEIDGQKMEPVERLIIDVPEESMGAVMESLGTRKAEMVNMVNNGSGQVRLEFLIPARGLIGYRTYFLTLTRGYGVMNHAFDSYGPYYGSNVGGRHQGVLVSSETGVSTLYGILSIEDRGILFLQPGTEVYEGMIVGEHTRDNDIIVNICKEKQLTNIRSAGKDDTVKMKTPRLYSLEGALEYLNDDEYCEVTPKSIRLRKKILNKNERERAEKHRKMAETNV, from the coding sequence ATGCATTCAAGAGACAAAATCCGCAATATCGCTATTATTGCTCACGTCGACCACGGCAAAACGACCTTGGTGGATAAGCTGCTGCAGCAGTCCGGTACTTTCCGGGAGAACGAAGCCGTCCAAGAGCGCGCCATGGATTCCAATGACTTGGAACGGGAGCGGGGAATCACCATTCTGGCCAAGAACACGGCCATCAATTACAAGGATTTCTTGATCAACATCGTCGATACTCCAGGACACGCCGACTTCGGCGGTGAAGTGGAACGCATTATGAAAATGGTAGACGGTGTTCTGCTTGTCGTGGACGCCTTCGAGGGCTGCATGCCTCAGACGAAATTTGTTCTGCGCAAAGCGCTGGAGCAGAACCTGAAGCCGATCGTCGTCCTGAACAAAATCGACCGTCCGAACGCCCGCCCGGCTGAAGTGGTGGACGAGGTGCTGGATCTGTTCATCGAGCTTGGCGCGAACGACGAGCAGCTGGAGTTCCAGGTCGTGTACGCATCCGCCCTGCAGGGAACCTCCAGCCTGGATCCGGAGAAACAAGACGACAACATGGGAGCTCTCTATGAGACCATCGTCGAGCATATTCCTCATCCAACCGAAAGCACCGAGGAGCCTCTTCAGTTCCTCGTTACCCTTATGGATTTCAACGAGTATCTGGGACGTATCGCCGTCGGCCGGGTTAACCGCGGAGTGATCCGTCAGGGACAATCCGTAACCGTTATGACCCGCGAGGGTGGAATGAAGCAGGCCCGGATCGAGAAGCTGTTCGGCTTCCAGGGCTTGAAGCGGGTTGAGGTCGAAGAGGCCGGGGCAGGCGACATCATCGCTCTTGCCGGAATCAAGGACATCAACATCGGAGAGACGATCGCCGATCCGAACAAGCCGGAAGCTCTTCCGGTCCTGAAGATCGATGAGCCGACGCTTCAGATGACCTTCCTGGTCAACAACAGTCCGTTCGCAGGCCGCGAAGGCAAGTGGGTGACGTCCCGGAAGCTGCGCGAACGTCTCTACAATGAGCTGGAGACCGACGTGAGCCTGCGTGTCGAAGAAACCGACAGCCCGGATGCGTTCATCGTTTCGGGCCGTGGCGAGCTTCACCTGGGCATTCTCATCGAGAACATGCGCCGCGAGGGCTTCGAGCTGCAGGTTTCCAAGCCGGAGGTTATTATCAAGGAGATCGACGGCCAGAAAATGGAGCCGGTCGAGCGCCTGATTATCGATGTTCCCGAAGAAAGCATGGGAGCCGTTATGGAAAGCCTCGGAACACGCAAGGCCGAAATGGTTAACATGGTTAACAACGGATCCGGTCAGGTTCGCCTGGAATTCCTGATCCCGGCCCGCGGCCTGATCGGCTACCGGACTTACTTCCTGACGCTTACCCGTGGTTACGGGGTTATGAACCATGCCTTCGACAGCTATGGCCCTTACTATGGAAGCAACGTCGGCGGCCGTCATCAAGGCGTTCTGGTATCGAGTGAGACCGGCGTATCCACCCTTTATGGAATCCTCTCAATCGAGGACCGCGGGATTCTGTTCCTGCAGCCGGGCACGGAGGTTTACGAAGGCATGATCGTGGGAGAGCATACCCGGGATAATGACATCATCGTGAACATCTGCAAAGAGAAGCAGCTGACGAATATCCGCTCGGCGGGTAAAGACGACACCGTGAAGATGAAGACCCCTCGTCTGTACAGCCTGGAAGGCGCTCTGGAGTATTTGAACGATGATGAATACTGCGAAGTAACGCCTAAATCGATCCGCCTGCGCAAGAAAATTCTTAACAAGAACGAGCGCGAGCGTGCCGAGAAGCATCGCAAAATGGCGGAAACCAACGTTTAA
- a CDS encoding ketopantoate reductase family protein, with translation MHITVWGAGSLGLLFAGKLAGSGYRTELVPRSAAQREELQANGVKVLEPDGEECRSRPIVTENPAGARDNPDWIFLMVKQKDIGAGLAGQLAGRMGESTRLLCFQNGAGHLERLGAMLPPDRIYAAVTTEAARKESPWEVRHTGKGTILWGIPKPFEGGTSPAVDASLNDVLRRAGFTPQRSEDIRTAMWDKLLINAVINPLTGLLSVPNGALLENRESEDLMRRLLQEGVEVLTREGYTADNTLGDRVRTVCRQTAANSSSMLQDLTKGRKTEIEWINGYLLRLADKHGVDLPVNRTLYSLIKLKEGQG, from the coding sequence ATGCACATTACCGTATGGGGAGCAGGTTCGCTGGGCTTGCTTTTTGCAGGAAAGCTTGCCGGCTCGGGATACCGGACGGAGCTCGTCCCGCGGAGTGCCGCCCAGCGGGAAGAGCTTCAGGCCAACGGGGTCAAGGTTCTGGAGCCGGATGGAGAGGAATGCCGTTCCCGTCCTATCGTAACGGAGAACCCGGCTGGTGCGAGGGATAACCCCGACTGGATTTTTCTAATGGTGAAGCAGAAGGACATCGGAGCCGGATTGGCCGGGCAGTTGGCTGGCCGGATGGGAGAATCGACCCGTCTGCTATGCTTCCAGAACGGGGCCGGCCATCTGGAGAGGCTGGGGGCGATGCTTCCGCCTGACCGGATCTATGCAGCGGTTACGACGGAGGCGGCAAGGAAAGAATCTCCCTGGGAGGTCCGCCATACCGGAAAGGGGACCATCCTTTGGGGAATCCCAAAGCCCTTTGAGGGGGGAACGTCCCCAGCGGTTGACGCTTCACTTAACGACGTGCTTCGGCGAGCCGGGTTTACCCCTCAACGTTCGGAGGATATTCGGACGGCCATGTGGGACAAGCTTCTTATCAATGCGGTCATTAATCCGTTGACGGGCCTTCTTTCCGTTCCTAACGGAGCCTTGCTGGAGAATAGGGAATCGGAGGATTTGATGCGGCGGCTGCTTCAAGAAGGGGTGGAAGTATTAACCCGGGAGGGGTATACGGCCGATAATACGTTAGGGGACAGAGTGAGAACGGTATGCCGGCAAACGGCGGCCAATTCCTCCTCCATGCTGCAGGATCTAACCAAAGGAAGAAAGACGGAGATCGAGTGGATCAACGGTTATCTTCTGCGCCTGGCGGATAAGCATGGAGTCGATTTGCCGGTTAACCGCACCCTGTATTCTCTAATTAAGCTGAAGGAAGGACAGGGATAA
- a CDS encoding YhcN/YlaJ family sporulation lipoprotein, giving the protein MKPLRPLKPILVGFAALVVLSACTPTVKNGAPSAKSPMNGTRILSQDPAIANEDPRQTASRLEELASRLPNVQGVNCVVVGNTAIVGINVPPTLDRAQVDTVKYTVAEALKKDPRGVNALVTADLDLNQRIREMRTDVQNGRPVAGFAEELGDLIGRIMPQFPRDVQSRGNIPQ; this is encoded by the coding sequence TTGAAGCCCTTGAGACCCTTGAAGCCCATTCTGGTCGGCTTTGCTGCCTTGGTGGTCCTATCCGCCTGTACCCCTACGGTTAAGAACGGAGCTCCTTCCGCCAAGTCTCCCATGAACGGGACCCGGATTCTTTCCCAGGACCCTGCCATTGCCAATGAGGATCCCCGCCAAACGGCCTCCCGTTTGGAGGAACTCGCTTCCCGGCTGCCCAACGTGCAAGGCGTCAACTGTGTGGTTGTCGGCAACACCGCCATAGTCGGAATTAACGTCCCTCCTACGCTCGACCGGGCCCAAGTCGACACCGTCAAATATACGGTAGCCGAAGCATTGAAGAAGGATCCCCGCGGGGTGAATGCCCTCGTGACGGCCGACTTGGACCTCAACCAGAGAATCCGGGAGATGCGGACCGACGTTCAGAACGGACGGCCGGTAGCCGGTTTTGCGGAAGAATTGGGTGACCTGATCGGCCGCATCATGCCTCAATTTCCGCGGGATGTTCAATCCAGAGGCAATATTCCGCAATAA
- a CDS encoding ABC transporter substrate-binding protein, with product MAKRKQAIILLIIAALSVLLIWQLSGSSGIRPQAATGGKDNGSAFNGKKEAGASGQTIKAAVSMTPVEFQVLQEQTAQYMQAHEGTTITLENIPGAEVYAKLKKASQMGEAPDAMLLDNAWIQEFAALGFLKPLDDRLSTEQQSQRIPSMMNQVKWNGYLWGIPRDVDPYVLIWNKKAAAEGKVEHAPLNREEMIQWNKSFLKPEEGRYGIYLDPSDNMALISMVTSLMSQPTETPHPLQKLADPNLLKALQSFLLPQEANWNSKTFSVNYPAPSDTWKPWDLLAEGKITAMITTISEFRQHKGGELALAALPINFAGKGSGAWLKGRSFSVSSRSTHVQAAADWIKEMTSPEAETQTWNKAGSLPVLLSSYSASPLRGDEQYNSYAWLVREGKVLPFEIDGAKKLDQVQKEKALLEKGEKDLKTFAEQIAKLYGAKSDS from the coding sequence TTGGCTAAGCGCAAACAGGCTATCATTCTTCTCATTATCGCGGCCTTATCGGTTCTCTTGATCTGGCAGCTTTCGGGTTCATCCGGAATTCGTCCCCAAGCGGCTACGGGGGGCAAAGATAACGGGTCTGCCTTTAATGGGAAAAAAGAAGCGGGAGCATCCGGGCAAACGATCAAAGCGGCGGTATCGATGACGCCTGTCGAGTTCCAGGTTCTGCAGGAACAGACCGCTCAATATATGCAAGCTCATGAAGGGACGACGATCACCCTGGAGAACATTCCGGGGGCCGAGGTTTATGCCAAGCTTAAGAAAGCAAGCCAAATGGGGGAAGCACCGGACGCTATGCTGTTAGACAACGCCTGGATTCAGGAATTTGCCGCACTGGGCTTTCTCAAACCGTTGGACGATCGTTTATCGACAGAGCAGCAAAGCCAGCGGATTCCTTCCATGATGAACCAAGTGAAATGGAACGGCTACCTGTGGGGAATTCCGCGGGATGTGGACCCTTATGTTCTCATCTGGAACAAGAAAGCCGCGGCCGAAGGGAAGGTGGAGCATGCCCCGCTGAACCGGGAGGAAATGATCCAGTGGAACAAAAGCTTTCTGAAACCGGAAGAAGGCCGATACGGCATCTATTTGGACCCGTCGGACAACATGGCTCTGATTTCGATGGTGACCTCCTTGATGAGTCAGCCCACGGAAACGCCTCATCCGCTGCAGAAGCTGGCCGACCCGAATTTGCTGAAAGCCCTGCAAAGCTTCCTCCTTCCACAGGAGGCGAACTGGAACAGCAAAACCTTTTCCGTGAACTATCCCGCTCCGTCGGATACTTGGAAGCCGTGGGATCTGCTGGCGGAAGGCAAAATAACGGCGATGATCACGACGATTTCGGAATTCCGCCAGCACAAAGGGGGAGAGCTGGCTTTGGCCGCTCTGCCGATTAATTTTGCCGGAAAAGGCTCCGGTGCCTGGCTGAAGGGGAGAAGCTTCAGTGTGTCTTCCCGGTCCACTCATGTTCAGGCGGCGGCTGATTGGATCAAGGAAATGACGTCGCCGGAAGCGGAGACCCAAACCTGGAACAAAGCGGGAAGCCTTCCTGTGCTTCTTTCCTCTTATTCAGCCTCTCCGCTTAGGGGAGACGAGCAGTACAATTCGTACGCTTGGCTGGTTCGGGAAGGCAAGGTGCTTCCTTTTGAAATTGACGGGGCCAAGAAGCTGGACCAGGTCCAGAAAGAAAAAGCCCTTCTGGAGAAGGGCGAGAAGGACCTTAAAACCTTTGCCGAGCAGATAGCTAAGCTCTATGGGGCCAAATCAGACTCTTGA